In the genome of Geotrypetes seraphini chromosome 14, aGeoSer1.1, whole genome shotgun sequence, one region contains:
- the GABPB1 gene encoding GA-binding protein subunit beta-1 isoform X1, producing MSLVDLGKKLLEAARAGQDDEVRVLMANGAPFTTDWLGTSPLHLAAQYGHYSTTEVLLRAGVSRDARTKVDRTPLHMAASEGHASIVEVLLKHGADVNAKDMLKMTALHWATQHNHQDVVELLIKYGADVHSQSKFCKTAFDISLDNRNEDIAEILQIAMQNQINTNPESPDTVTIHTATPQFIIGPGGVVNLTDESGISSTVQFGNSSTSVLATLAALAEASAPLSNASDTPVVATEEVVTAESVDGAIQQVVSSGGQQVITIVTDGIHLGSLQSAIPTSGIGQPIIVTMPDGQQVLTVPATDIAEETVISEEPPAKRQCIEFIENRVDSAEIEIPETSGSEIYILNTQEFSQERENLQKQLDEANREAQRYRQQLLKKEQEAEAYRQKLEAMTRLQTNKEVV from the exons ATGTCCCTGGTAGATTTGGGAAAGAAGCTTCTAGAGGCTGCACGAGCAGGTCAAGATGATGAAGTTCGTGTTTTAATGGCAAATGGAGCACCTTTTACTACAGATTGG CTTGGAACATCTCCACTTCATCTAGCAGCACAATATGGGCACTATTCTACCACAGAAGTATTACTTAGAGCTGGTGTGAGCAGGGATGCAAGAACTAAAGTGGACAGAACTCCATTACATATGGCAGCTTCAGAAGGCCATGCAAGCATTGTGGAAGTGCTACTCAAG CATGGGGCTGACGTCAATGCCAAGGACATGCTGAAGATGACAGCTCTTCACTGGGCCACGCAACACAATCACCAAGATGTTGTTGAACTTTTAATTAAATATGGAGCAGATGTCCACTCTCAGAGTAAATTTTGTAAGACTGCATTTGACATCTCTCTGGATAATAGGAATGAAGATATAGCAGAAATATTACAG ATTGCTATGCAGAACCAGATTAACACAAATCCAGAAAGTCCAGATACGGTTACAATACATACGGCGACACCTCAGTTTATCATTGGACCTGGAGGGGTAGTGAACCTAACAG ATGAGTCGGGAATATCTTCGACAGTACAGTTTGGGAACTCATCAACTTCAGTATTAGCTACTTTAGCAGCTTTAGCAGAAGCCTCGGCACCATTGTCTAATGCATCGGATACTCCAG ttgTAGCCACAGAAGAAGTAGTGACAGCAGAATCAGTGGATGGTGCAATTCAGCAGGTTGTAAGTTCTGGAGGTCAACAGGTTATTACAATAGTTACAGATGGCATTCATCTGGGTAGTCTGCAGTCAGCAATTCCTACCAGTGGAATTGGTCAACCAATAATTGTTACCATGCCAGATGGACAACAAG TATTAACGGTACCAGCAACAGATATTGCTGAAGAAACTGTAATAAGTGAAGAACCCCCAGCCAAGAGACAGTGTATTGAATTTATAGAAAATCGTGTAGACTCTGCAGAAATAGAG attccagaaacttctggATCAGAAATCTATATTCTGAATACTCAAGAGTTCTCTCAG GAGAGAGAAAATTTACAGAAACAACTGGATGAAGCAAACCGAGAAGCACAGAGATATCGCCAGCAACTGCTAAAAAAAGAGCAAGAGGCAGAGGCCTACAGACAGAAATTGGAGGCAATGACACGTCTTCAAACCAATAAAGAAGTCGTCTAA
- the GABPB1 gene encoding GA-binding protein subunit beta-1 isoform X2 — MSLVDLGKKLLEAARAGQDDEVRVLMANGAPFTTDWLGTSPLHLAAQYGHYSTTEVLLRAGVSRDARTKVDRTPLHMAASEGHASIVEVLLKHGADVNAKDMLKMTALHWATQHNHQDVVELLIKYGADVHSQSKFCKTAFDISLDNRNEDIAEILQIAMQNQINTNPESPDTVTIHTATPQFIIGPGGVVNLTDESGISSTVQFGNSSTSVLATLAALAEASAPLSNASDTPVVATEEVVTAESVDGAIQQVVSSGGQQVITIVTDGIHLGSLQSAIPTSGIGQPIIVTMPDGQQVLTVPATDIAEETVISEEPPAKRQCIEFIENRVDSAEIEERENLQKQLDEANREAQRYRQQLLKKEQEAEAYRQKLEAMTRLQTNKEVV; from the exons ATGTCCCTGGTAGATTTGGGAAAGAAGCTTCTAGAGGCTGCACGAGCAGGTCAAGATGATGAAGTTCGTGTTTTAATGGCAAATGGAGCACCTTTTACTACAGATTGG CTTGGAACATCTCCACTTCATCTAGCAGCACAATATGGGCACTATTCTACCACAGAAGTATTACTTAGAGCTGGTGTGAGCAGGGATGCAAGAACTAAAGTGGACAGAACTCCATTACATATGGCAGCTTCAGAAGGCCATGCAAGCATTGTGGAAGTGCTACTCAAG CATGGGGCTGACGTCAATGCCAAGGACATGCTGAAGATGACAGCTCTTCACTGGGCCACGCAACACAATCACCAAGATGTTGTTGAACTTTTAATTAAATATGGAGCAGATGTCCACTCTCAGAGTAAATTTTGTAAGACTGCATTTGACATCTCTCTGGATAATAGGAATGAAGATATAGCAGAAATATTACAG ATTGCTATGCAGAACCAGATTAACACAAATCCAGAAAGTCCAGATACGGTTACAATACATACGGCGACACCTCAGTTTATCATTGGACCTGGAGGGGTAGTGAACCTAACAG ATGAGTCGGGAATATCTTCGACAGTACAGTTTGGGAACTCATCAACTTCAGTATTAGCTACTTTAGCAGCTTTAGCAGAAGCCTCGGCACCATTGTCTAATGCATCGGATACTCCAG ttgTAGCCACAGAAGAAGTAGTGACAGCAGAATCAGTGGATGGTGCAATTCAGCAGGTTGTAAGTTCTGGAGGTCAACAGGTTATTACAATAGTTACAGATGGCATTCATCTGGGTAGTCTGCAGTCAGCAATTCCTACCAGTGGAATTGGTCAACCAATAATTGTTACCATGCCAGATGGACAACAAG TATTAACGGTACCAGCAACAGATATTGCTGAAGAAACTGTAATAAGTGAAGAACCCCCAGCCAAGAGACAGTGTATTGAATTTATAGAAAATCGTGTAGACTCTGCAGAAATAGAG GAGAGAGAAAATTTACAGAAACAACTGGATGAAGCAAACCGAGAAGCACAGAGATATCGCCAGCAACTGCTAAAAAAAGAGCAAGAGGCAGAGGCCTACAGACAGAAATTGGAGGCAATGACACGTCTTCAAACCAATAAAGAAGTCGTCTAA